Within the Glycine soja cultivar W05 chromosome 3, ASM419377v2, whole genome shotgun sequence genome, the region gtaaatgcatatatattaaaatatattattaaataaaaattaattaattaataataatttaatatatgaaaaatgaatttattaaataGAATACATTTAATAACTTTAATACATGTAATTTCTGTGTATTAAATGTATAACTTTTCATGTGAATGCatatacattaaaatatattattaaatgaaatttagttaattaataatcatttaatatatgaaaattgaaatataaatataataatttatcaatattttctatcatcaattcaattattattttaaaaattattatgactTATTGACAAGTAAAATAGACTTAGTCTTGAACATGGATATTTAATGCTATTAATTAAAGtaacttttatataaatataatttatttatgaaatacaacatataaataagttttatgatactgttaattactatatttattaaatgcaatatatttattaaatatgttacattttttatgtGAATCTACATGCATTTAAAAAagagtaataaataaaaataaatttgtataaaaGATTATTACCATGTTatttatatgaaatatttattaattttatcaattattaattttgttcaaaAATCTAGGTTGTCCACCTTTAGTgagatttactcttttttttattcataaaacttaaatttgataCCTTGCTTAACGGATCGAGTTTGATACTACTCAAATCAATGACTTAATTATTGGTATTTATACAACATTTAacgcacatatatattaaataaatattgaaaattaacaATAGTTTaccaattattttatatcattaattattatttaaaataagcaatcataatttattttatatttaattatatataaaaagattgtgtgagtgtgtgttttatttgatatttaattaattatataaaaacattttgttagtataatatgcatattataacttttttttatcagtatgtATATTATAACTTTAGTCACAttatttttatagaataaatataataatgaaattaacatttttaatttataaatcttACACATTTTTCCATAAAGAAAATTGATGAACGATATTGCTTTaacttttaattctatttttattgattttttatgtttaaatatatttatgatattaaaattagatgaacctaaaagtaataaaaaggcCAAGATAAAACAAACATCACTCATTATCactttcttaatttgtttttagaaaaGTTAAGAGATATTGATGAGATCACAAAAGAAGCAATTTGAGCTTATATGTTAGAATAGAATTTCTAAATTAAACATACGAAGAAGAAATAAGGTTAATACATTccaatttttgaaagaaaaaaaaaggcaattaaaagattaattctattaacaacaaaaaaagacaactaactaaatttcatatataatgaataattaCACTTTTTTTACGCGTGAATAATTACACCTAAGAGCCATTAGATTTGCATAAAATTTGTAAACATGTAGATAGTAAATTGATTTTCAAATGAAAGTTATTTAAGAccaaataatcaataaaaaaaaagactagaaTAATCATCGATCAAAGGGTTTACAAAGGCTACTTTTTTTCAGTACTTATTCACACCAATAACAAATGCTACTACTATCCATGTTATCTTTAACAACTCTGGCATTAATCTATCtccaaaagaaattaattgcTCTTTCATTAAATCTTAGCTTATAAACAACtctaattgaataataatttgaGAAAGTTTGAACTCATTTCGTACAGGGCAAGAAAAATGATAACTGAAAATAGTACTAACTCTCCCTTTTACTTTTGATATGTTCCAGAGGCTAAAGGTTTAATTGTATTCTTATTAGTTGTTCTTTAGATAATACACTCGTATCGATTATgtcatttatttaagaatatttttagagttatttagtaaaaataaaaaagttatttgaattattcaaggtaataaaataataatataatattaaaaaaggtgtaaaaattatacaaaatttcatttaacaacttatgagattttttttctataccaTCAAAATGAAATTCATTAAAACAAGAATGAATTAAGAATCAGAGATATCACAATTTAGATTCTGATATCACCTCTACTAATCAATTCCTGAACCGatctatacaaaaattaaaggTCGGTTCACCAATCAACATCTCTCTCACCACCAGCTTAATTTAGCCTATAATAATGTATCACATGCATGCAACCACATTAAAAACCTTGACAGAaggtataaattaaatatttgataaaccGCATACATATATTCAAGCAAGTTGCAAGATGGAGGAGCCATTCATAGGAAGATAGAATAGTTAGTTAGATTGTAACAATTTTAAGACAAATGATTGAAAAAGAGTTTCAATCATTTATAGCAAGTTTCATAGCTAGGTAGAATAGGTTAGATCCATGAGCTCATGAGTTTCACATACTTGAGGATATCTTGAATATTATTATCTGTTTTCTTTAAGggaaaattaaatttaccaGATTCGTGaccaaataaaacaaatgaTTGAAAACCAAATGATGACCTTCCATGATCCTTGTCTCCTTGAAGATTCCAAACATGCATGTTGGTAGACCTCTGAACTCTTGTACTTGTTAGTAGCGGAGTagctatatatagatatatataccaGGCCAACTAACTAAGACATTGAACGTTATTGAGTACCATCTGATCCTGTTTTCATTTGGAAGTTTCTTACTTCATTTCACATTTCCgacattaatttgattttttatcaataaatattagttattaattattagtatttaattaaaaaaaattaacataatttttttttctcttttttttctttaatcatcAAGTTAATCTTATAATTCTTATATTTGATGACTTCTTGTTGTAGGATGATCCCTttgttcaccaaaaaaaaatgatctttGTTGTAGGATGGTCCCTTCTTGTTGTAATCAACAAGTACTTTCCGATAGGGTTATTAGTaaattatactatttattttcctttgttaTTTAGGTACTTCGGACTCCCAccttcatttgaaaaaaaaaactaattgtgaAATAAAACATGCATTGATTCAGGATTATTAACGCAAGGTGCATTAATTAGCGAGgtttttctctaatttaatttagaatacAATAGATTATCCAAtcgcaattttatttaatctcaagtgttttaatataattaatttgacttcttttatttttttaggggaaTTTGACTTTTTTCTAATGCTTCTAAAATtgattacatatatatttacataattaaaCATTATAGTACAGAGCTGATTGGTGGCGGTTCCAACCCAAAACAAGTGAATGCAGACAATCATCTCGTTgttaattatacatttatatGTCTGTTTGTGTGTGTCAGAATGAGAAAGACGGAAGGAGACGACGTCTACACTTgccattctttttttcttttttttaagttgcGCAATGTGGAATTAGAAAAATTCTAACAAGTTTTTGGAGTGTTCTTGtagttataatattaaaaatgtagaTTGCTGCTAAAAGTAAGAGATAATCAATATTAAACAAGAAGTTTCTTGTTACTAGATATAAAAATTTCTCTTTAGCTAGAatctgtaaagaaaaaaaaattgttatttgttaGTATGCTCTCATCGATATATATACTTTGTCTAACAGAAATTTTAATTATGCCAACACAATTATGTATATACACATAGAGAAGAAGAATTGACTTGTAGCATTGGAAGTTACACTTAGTCTTACCTGatcaataattttgtataaaatgtaattttgattgattcaatttttatattttttatatatttcaaaaatatttattacattaattttgatatacataaatgagatattaaataaaaatgtgagTGTAATTTGTACTAATATAAGTTAATCCCTTTGCgcacacacatttttttatcagcaaattaatattaattattttttttgttaatatgactcaatccaaattttaatttacccATGCTAATAATATGCACCAAAATATTTGAACCAAATACCCACGTACTGTAGTTTACTTGAACAAGTTAGTTAATATGGTTATTTTATTAAAcgaattttacttttttgttgaGGACGAAACAGAAACAACCTgattttacattaaattaaaaaaccatTATTCTCTATCTAATACAAACtactttttctttctaaaatttaaCCGTCTTCAATTCTCCCCCCTCCTCTCCATCCAAAAAAATAAGGGTTtggataaataaatgtttatgttAATATAATGCATTACCATGTCAATAatgtttatgttaaaaaattttgTTGGAAAAACTTTACAGAGACAAGAGTGTAActgctaatatttttgtttgtacatttgattttaatttcagtgagattaaaaatgaatagCATCATGTGGAGCCCGCACATCATCAACACACTTGATTGGATTGGAAGAGATAAAATTTAGTAACGTTAGTTGAAAGAGAGACGTCAACTCAAATCATGAAATATCAGCACGCATATAGGAGTATATTAATGTGGCTTATTACAAGGATCATTGACCTGCACAAGCATGTCAAGAGGGTAACCATAAACTAGGTCGAGAAAAGTTATATGAATTCCACATGCAATGCCTCATTACCTTGTCTCCATATATTTATCCCAAATGCAATTTTCCTTGATTCAGACGTAAGCATCTAACAAccataatactttttttttcttctgatgaTGTATTGGTATAAAGGAAATTTTGTGGAAagcaaaaattgatttttattgggATTGTATaccaacaaaattaattttatacctAAAAATTAATCAGGATTGAAAccttaaattatttgattaagagaTATCCAATTGTATCAACCTTGATGGTTAACATGGTTACTTATCTTCTAAtctctatttctattttatcttACCGTTGACTTTCATATAATCTTCCAAACCGCTAACCTTCACTATGACATAACATAACCATTTCTATGATCTCCTAAACTCTAGAACAAGCCACTACTATTCCATACATAAGATGAGTAGCAACACAACAGTTAATTCCCCTGGATTCCTTGGCTCAAGCAACATCAGTGGCTATAGCTATGGCATAGGAATTTCCATTGGAATTCTCTTGCTCATTATAACCATCACTTTAACTTCCTACTTCTGCACCAGATCACAGGTGTCATTTGCTCCAGCCACTAGGAATAGGAGACGCACCCCAAATGTCCTTGAACCACAGCACTCTATAGTTGATGTAAGTTTAGATGAAGCCACAATTCTGAGTTATCCAACCCTTTTGTACTCTGAAGCCAAGCTCAAGAAATCTGATTCCACTGCTACATGTTGCTCCATATGTCTGGCAGATTACAAGGGTACGGATATGCTTCGGATGCTACCAGATTGTGGGCACCAATTCCACCTCAAGTGCATAGATCCATGGTTGAGGTTGCATCCTACTTGTCCAGTTTGCAGAACTTCTCCGATTCCAACACCACTCTCAACTCCTCTTGCTGAAGTGGTTCCTTTAGCTAGCAGACAGGATTCATAGGTAGGGCAATAGCATAATTTTGACTCAAGTTGATGTCCTCATCACAAGTCATCAttgattcacaaaatatatcagATTTGGCAATTTGATAAAGGTGCTTGTTTGTATTCATAggggattttttttgttgtcaatTGCTTGAtcctttacttaattttttcttgtataCCCTTCGTATGGTAAAAGTTAAAGTTGTTGTTCAAATATTGGCCTATCAAGAGTACAAACTCTTGGGGATGCCTCATTTTCTAATTTTCAGGAGGGTCTGCATAGAAAACTGAGTCACCATTTGCTCCAGCGTACCAATTGTTTCATGTTTCAAAACCTAAAATATCTGTAACATGAGGAAATTCAATCCAAGTTTTTCATTTACAATATGGTAAAATTAGCTATatctgtgatttttttttttatacacaatACTTGAACGTGCGTGACACCTTAAAAAGCCTATCTAAGGATTTAAGCTACAACCTTTGCGAAGCTTATATCCGATTCATAGAACTTCAAAActacttattatttttacacgAAAGAAAAAtcctataatatatttatttaaaatgccTAAAAATTCCAGAATGATTGCAGAAACATTAAATCATAGTGTCAATTGGAGAAAGCATCTGAAGTACGTAACCGGTAAGGCTTATAATGGAACAGTAGTACAGTTCTTCGATTCATAGAATGAACATTAATCAACTTTAACTGGTAaagcttttctttttaatgcTTCTGTCTTGAGTGACTAGGcttcatattttagttattatctTGATGGTTAAGCTTTGTTACTTTTGTTGGCGGTTAAGCATTTATCACCGAGGAGCAAATAGATTCTTTCCACAAcctgtatatttttttgttcgtATACATAGCTCAACATTTCAACCTAATAaccatattaatattaaaacatGTCGTCTTTTAAAATCcaacatattatatttttcaagtttaagataaatataagaaaactcATTCTTTATTTGATACGTGATTTATGATtctcaaaaatatatttcaccttctttaaaaaaaaaaattcaactcaaTATCAAATTAACTTAAAGAAATATTCTCTTATCCTACGTCTCACAAAATAGGAAATCAGAAAAGTGAACatcacacaataaaaaaaataaaaaaggtgaaataatttcaaatatagCACTAAGAAGCCAATATAAAAGTTCAAGGAACAAAAAGAACGGATGCAATTCTAAACAACCTCAATAAAAACAGTTGCCAATAATTGAAAAGCTCTTGTACTTCAATGTTAATTGAAAAGCCAAAACAACTAAAAGAGGTAGATGCGTATCCAGTTCAAAGACAACTTATATGATCCTAAATACAAATTAAACCACCGCTAGCATCAATTTCAACCAGCttaattatatcataaattcataaaGCTCCCAATAATTAGTTAACAAAACTCTGCATTAGCCAAAAGATAAGTGACTGAACCCAAAAAAGGCCAATATAATACAATCATCCGAAAACAACGAAAAGCCAACGGCTAGAGTATAAAAGTATCGGTGAACAACTGAACATACCAACATTTAGCGATAGAAAAAGTTATATTTAGAAATTTAATGATaagtaaaataaagttattattcttttgttttaatactttataataaaaggaaataaaatgtttatttaatttttaaaattagaaagaatactatgatttataattttaattattatttttatattattcttatttctatgtaaaaatgaaaaatatatgtcaagtttaggggtagcaaagtaattttataataaatcaacAGAATAATAAGTAATTTCATCTTATTCTATTCCATCTTATGGGCAGCATTGCCTTTGTGGAGAGACATCTTGCCCTGTTTCAATTGGAGACTTTGTGGTTGCTCATACACAACTTTCACCAGGATTCACTCCACCTGTAACTCATTATTATTCTATTCGTTTCTTTAAGAGACTTTTCAATTGATCCCAAATTTACTAGCTAAATTATTGGTTTCTTCTCTAATAATAATTGGAATTTGGAAGACAGATGAAATTGATTATGGCTATTAGTATTGATGTACTAATTACCTATTTATTGGATGGtactttttaatttgtattatcatTAGCAATGTTTCTCATTGATATGTGGCAATTAGAGGGGTAATTCATTACAATTGAGGTGAGTTATATATGTAGTTAACTTTGTGATAAGAATGCATAGACTAATACTACAATCAATACAAAAAACACTATTAGTGTGTTGAAATCGTGCTTACTGCCATTAGAAAACTACATTACTTTTTTGTTGCTATCGCAGCTTTGTTTCCTAATCCGGCAAGGCAGCAACAACCATACAAACAAGTTTTTTCAAATGTCAAATCCAAGTTGACGAATTCCTAGCTCATATGATTATCCTTTTCTGCATACATGTTAATATTGCCCAAAAGACTTGACAAGGTTTCTTTATTCATATCTTCCCCCTTGTGTGTGTACGATTAGTTTGAGTACTCGCTTTCATGCGCATATACACTCCAACTCTCACTGTTAATcatattttgttctttcttgtTAATTACTTTAAATCCATGATTAATTAATACCACAATAGTCATTTGTCATAAATTAATTCTTTCTGCCAAAAGCACAATGAATCAAGTCTTGATGTCTTTAACTAGTGTCATGACCTTGTTACCTTTCATGGCCTTTTCCATGACTGTACACTAGAGGGAGGGGATTGGTAATTGGATTTTGACGTAGCATGTTCAGTTCTTTCAACTGTCTAGTTGCCAAATTAAAGACATCTTGGGTAGAcgtttaaatttaaagataatgtCTCCTTTCTTGCAAAATTAGTGTTAGTTTTTATTTGCGGTGTCACGTTTCTCACCGTGTTTCACGTTTGCtctttgaagatgaagatgtttGATGGCAACAAACGAGACTTGACTTGAATTGGATTTGGTTTTGGTGTTGGGTTTACTTCCACTGTGGCTGATAGCTGAGTAAACTCACTTATAGGTCTTGATCAGGCTCATaagtcataatttatttatttttgtacaaACTGCAAAgaatctttttaatacttagtTCCTTCTATTGTACCAACCTGATGAACAGTATTCTGAGCTACAGTACACAAATCATAtactacatatatatatttctagTACTTGCAGAGATTAAACTTGTATTGCATATAATAAATACACCCACGAGCAAGGACTAGCCTTTGCAGGAGGGAGCATGGAAAAGTTGGCACACATGTTGTACTCTGCTTTAAAGCTTACTGCTGGTGATTCTGTGGTCTGGTGTGAGTGAGTATCAAGGTGAGTTGCATTCATGTACTTGATATATAAAATGCATCCAGAGAATCTTATACCTATGTCTATAGATCATGCAAGGACTTAATAAGGGTGCATTATATGCAAAGCCACAAATGTAcgtgtttcaactttcaacatgTTTGGTGGACAAATTAGAGATGCACCTTTTTGGAAATGGACATATCATCGGTTGCAATGTCTAGTGCTTTACTTAATTTATACTTGCATCAATTAATCTTTAGGTCTTTCCAGTGTGCCACTTTATGTGCGTGATAACAGCATTTGATTGCGAATGGGAAAGGATTTAAAATATGTTGTCTCTGTGCAGAAAAGGTCCAGTCTTGTAAACTTTGTTTGAAAAGGGAGatgaaatgaatatattttgacTTTGgagtaataaaaaattgtagatGATAGTTAAAGTTGGGAAGGATGAAAGGCAACGAAACTGAGAAGAAATTGTAAACTTGATCTTactaaaatcaataataaatctTTAAATTTGTCCAGGAGAAATTTCACAATAGGCATTACTTTAATGCAAAACCTCTATCATGACTCAAGGAACTACAGATATTGCTCTCTCGAAAAGGACTAATAGTCTAATTAGTTTGTCGTTTACAGTGTTACTGACTAACGTGTCGGttactaattaaatttttatcagCAAATTTGAGAATTCGCCCTATATATGTTCAATCCTTTTCCATTACTTGTGTCTTTTTCCGTGTTATTAGCAACAAGTAACTaaccaaaagaaaacaaagaaatggagtcactacaagattaTCAGTCAGATCATACGTACTGTAATGGAAGTTGCATATAGGGTTTCTTATCCTTGagaacttattattatttagtttcaTCGTTTGAGCAATATATAGCAGTTTTTATACAAGTACTAGTTCTTAAGGGTTATTAAGAATTGTGCGTGATATAATTGTAGGACTCATTAAAAAGTGAGTTAAGCAACTCTATCATGATTGCAGCATTAGAGATGCTACGAATCGTATGCATGTaaattaatattcaattttattctCATTTAGTTTCCAACAAAGTCATAGTCATGTTAAATATTTATCCCAAAGGTTGTTACAGTTTGAGGACAACGCGGCTTTTACCCGAATGTGTCGAATCATGATCACCGGCACACTTTGTCTCCTTCGCATTCGGCAAATAAAGAAGCTAGTGTGGTCCAAGGGCACCCCAAGTAACATTGGTATCAAACCAACTGAATCATGTGCCCAATTGAGATTACATAAGGTTGGTATAGTTTCCCCCATCAAATTGGCAAATGATATAAGGGAATATTAGCCACTTTATAGTTTTCAATTAACAAATATCCTTCATATTCCACACCGTGATTGAGGCACCAAATTGGTAGGTAAAGGGTCAGTCCCACTCTAACCGGATAAAAGATGGGGAGTGGGTATAGACTTGCCCCCACACCAACACCagatcaaaatttattaaaaatcattaaatttaatagattttattgttcatttaatataaattaaaaaataatatttattaaaaatgataatttttaataaattttaaacaatcatATATAGAAAATTTTAGGAAGAGACTATCAGATAGAGAGTgtcattatcattttttctcaTTCAAAAGCAAACCCAACATCACAGCTTTACAATCTCCACTTTATATACTCTCTTGAAACCAAAAGAGAAAACTCATCGTGAACCCCACTGAGCTAGTGCTAGCTcattcattctcaccctcttattttcttgaatctttgagtgactAACACCAACACCAATCACATGCCATCCAATTTTCTAGACCTACAAAACACAAAAGGAATAACGGTGAGAGGAAGGTTTGTGAGAAAACTAAAACTCGTCCCAACCATAACCAACTTGAAGAAACAAGGCCTAGTTCTTCAAAAAAAGTTCCCAACCCCATATGATGACTACAAAGGAAACAACCTGTCGGAGCTAGTAGTTGAGGATGATAATCATTTTGAGGAGGAAGAAACCACCGTAGGGTCCAAAAAGATCACAGAAGTCGCAGAAGAAAAGTTAGTGGGAACTAAAATGCCATCATGcaacaataataatgaataCCCATCTCTCAGTGATTTCAAAGAGTTATGTCCACCAGGGGGGAGTAACCATTCAATCATTCTCTACACAACAAGCTTGAGAGGGATAAGGAAAACCTTTCAGGAATGTAACACGATCCGTTTCTTGTTGAGGAGCTTCAAGATAATGTATCATGAGAGGGATGTGTCTCTTCACTTGGAGTTCAGAGAGGAGTTGTGGAAAATCTTGGGAGGGAAAGTGATTCCTCCAAAGCTTTTCATCAAGGGAAGGTACATTGGAGGAGCTGATGAAGTGGTTGGGTTGCATGAGATGGGGTGGCTTGGGAAGTTTCTTGAAGGAACACCAACTCACTCAAGTGATTCTCCATGTTCTGGCTGCGCCAACATGAGATTCGCTATTTGTTCCAACTGTTGTGGAAGTTGCAAAGTGTTCACTGACAACAACGATGATTGCTTCGTTAGATGTTCTCAGTGCAACGAGAACGGCCTTGTCAAATGCCCCGTTTGCTGCTAGAAAGAGATATTTATCTCACCTTTGGTgcgttttgttttcatttttcagttgatatattttttattacaaaggcttcatttttatttttactctatATCTTGTTTTCAGGAATTTGTTAAAGAAAAGGTGACAACAAATTTGATCTAGTTTTgttgtcactttttttttataaatttgtgaaaataagaaataaaatgatgtttattttttataattattggtatcaactgaaaatgaaaagaaagaaaaaaaaaacaaatcaatggTGGCCATAATTATATGATTCTTCTtgtattatattgatttttcttctatttagtCTTAATTTTTCTTGGCTTGTAACGAACCAGCCTTGTCTATCTGGTAGAGTCCTTAGTAAACATGTTGCTCGTTTATAATTAGTGTTGTCCAGTGATTGATGAATGGGAAAATTGAATTCGATGTTTAcattaaaagaaatgttaatttAAGTGGAGCTAGGATCCATGGCTTTTGAAGCCAAACTTCGTAAAAAGTAGTTGGACAAGAAGTTATTCCGTTAGAATATAGAAGAGACTACTGGAGATTTAACTACTACTATATgcagaaactaaaataaaagaagaaaagaaacaattttGAAGAAATAACAATATATGAAATGGAAAAGGTGTGCTATCAATTGTGTAAAGGTAGTATTATCCTTGTGAATTGATCTCTTCTCGAGATACCGAGGAAACTCATCCTCACATGATGAACCCCCAATTCCACAAAAAACACAACAGAGTTACGAGGAAACTCCTCCAGACTCCAGTGTGCTAGGCCTAACAGTGAGCAGAAGTAGTTTCAACAGAAGCTCAGGTAAAAATGATTGGAAAATGTTTGATGGACACTGATATGCCCATCAACACCTAGAGAGatgaataaataaagaaaaaagtgatgGATTTATAGGAGATGGGATATCACAAGAAGCAAGATACAGACAAAAGAAAAGTGTGAAATAAGTGTTTATTATAAAAGGGTATTCATGTATTATTATCCAAAATTTGTCTTAATTTTGAGTtagaataatgatattttgaacCCAAAAATTACAAACACTCTCCACCAATGTAtctcatttatcttttttttctttctttttatcatattatatcatCAATCTTATTAATCAGTtatatattctttctttctatctcttatgtcaaatatatttttcctttgggttataataaaaaaaaagaaattattaaaatgcaagtgtgaatataaaaatttcatattaaataaaaatttacaaattgaaTAACATATAAATAACAAAGACCTACAAGCCTAATGTGTTAAAATTTTGggttaaaatatgatataaaatttattttacataatattatatatatatatatatatatatatatatatatatacacacgctCGTATCTATTGATGAAGATCTTCCCACGACAAAAGCATAGAGGGTATGATGGAAATGACTTCAAAGTAAGATAAACTtccattttgttatttaattaattttaggggatgtattattaattgaaagagtaaatgtaaatttttatgatTGATGACAATTTCTACGTACTTTCTGAAGCCTATAAAAGTTTACAGTTAGCACTCATAAAAGAggtttcaaatatttaaacaacTTAAAGCATATAAAAGAGAAGTGTGCTCTGAGCTAATTGCTGCTCCTATTTGTCTTTTCCAGGTGAGCAAGACTCAAAATTTTATCTGCAAATGATGATGAAGTATAGTTTGAAGATTCTATGCTAGATTTTATCTGCAAATGATGATGAAGTATAGTTTGAAAATTCTATGCTAGATGTTGGGGCTATGCGGAGAGTAGATGCAGGAATTCTTAAATTTTTGCGGCTATTGATATCATTGTTTGTCTTACTGGTTTCAGCCGTGATTTGTTTGTACATGAGGGAAATGTTTGTCTATGAATGTTTGTGATCAGGAATTCA harbors:
- the LOC114407276 gene encoding RING-H2 finger protein ATL70-like encodes the protein MSSNTTVNSPGFLGSSNISGYSYGIGISIGILLLIITITLTSYFCTRSQVSFAPATRNRRRTPNVLEPQHSIVDVSLDEATILSYPTLLYSEAKLKKSDSTATCCSICLADYKGTDMLRMLPDCGHQFHLKCIDPWLRLHPTCPVCRTSPIPTPLSTPLAEVVPLASRQDS
- the LOC114407278 gene encoding uncharacterized protein At5g39865-like: MPSNFLDLQNTKGITVRGRFVRKLKLVPTITNLKKQGLVLQKKFPTPYDDYKGNNLSELVVEDDNHFEEEETTVGSKKITEVAEEKLVGTKMPSCNNNNEYPSLSDFKELCPPGGSNHSIILYTTSLRGIRKTFQECNTIRFLLRSFKIMYHERDVSLHLEFREELWKILGGKVIPPKLFIKGRYIGGADEVVGLHEMGWLGKFLEGTPTHSSDSPCSGCANMRFAICSNCCGSCKVFTDNNDDCFVRCSQCNENGLVKCPVCC